A DNA window from Nitrospira sp. contains the following coding sequences:
- a CDS encoding conserved membrane protein of unknown function (Evidence 4 : Unknown function but conserved in other organisms; MaGe:77308894) yields the protein MNSDRLHSPYAAPDPRLYQIASLSTMLLYGLLFLHFDVSAAQIAATIGAALLAQYAGARMTGLPAFDAKSPLISALSLCLLLRTEHLTVAALAAALAIGSKFAFRWKDKHVFNPTNLALAVMIGSGLGWISPGQWGQIAWFGFLIACLGSLVVTRAARADVTLAFLAFYVGLLIVRALWLGDPLTIPLHQLESGALLIFAFFMISDPKTTPDSRVGRIAYALLVTLAALAVQFVLFRPNGPLWGLIACAPFVPLLDRLFPGPRYNWSKPSTGHVPAATPLFIPPSLHQQRRAS from the coding sequence ATGAATTCAGATCGCCTCCATTCTCCCTATGCAGCTCCCGATCCCCGCCTGTATCAGATCGCGAGCCTCTCCACCATGCTCCTGTACGGGCTTCTCTTTCTTCACTTCGACGTCTCCGCCGCCCAGATCGCCGCCACCATCGGCGCAGCGCTGCTCGCGCAATATGCTGGCGCGCGCATGACCGGGCTCCCGGCATTCGACGCCAAAAGCCCGCTGATCTCCGCCCTGTCCCTCTGCCTGCTGCTCCGCACCGAACATCTCACCGTTGCCGCGCTGGCCGCGGCCCTCGCCATCGGCAGCAAGTTCGCTTTCCGCTGGAAGGACAAGCACGTCTTCAATCCAACGAATCTCGCGCTGGCCGTCATGATCGGAAGCGGACTCGGCTGGATATCGCCGGGGCAGTGGGGACAAATCGCCTGGTTCGGGTTTCTGATCGCCTGCCTCGGCAGCCTGGTCGTGACCCGCGCCGCTCGCGCCGATGTCACGCTCGCCTTTCTCGCCTTCTACGTCGGCCTCCTCATCGTGCGGGCGCTCTGGCTCGGCGACCCACTAACCATCCCGCTGCATCAGCTTGAAAGCGGCGCGCTGCTCATCTTCGCGTTCTTCATGATCTCCGATCCAAAAACGACGCCCGATTCCAGAGTCGGACGAATCGCCTACGCTCTGCTCGTCACGCTGGCCGCGCTCGCCGTTCAATTCGTCCTGTTCCGCCCCAACGGTCCGCTCTGGGGGTTGATCGCCTGTGCGCCGTTCGTCCCCTTGCTGGATCGCCTGTTTCCTGGCCCCCGTTACAACTGGTCCAAGCCTTCGACGGGCCATGTGCCCGCCGCGACACCTCTGTTCATTCCGCCGTCACTTCACCAACAAAGGAGGGCCTCATGA
- a CDS encoding conserved exported protein of unknown function (Evidence 4 : Unknown function but conserved in other organisms; MaGe:77308895) has translation MRRILIPAFTFLISLLAWSGNASAFCGFYVGKADTKLFNKASEVAIARHDGKTVITMANDFKGDVKEFAMVVPVPAVLEKEQIHIGDPAVLKHLADYSAPRLVEYFDENPCRRDDMKQDRMGAMKHMAPASTESTSERGRVLGVTVEAQYLVGEYDILILSAKESAGLETWLAENGYKIPNGASAVLHSYLKQNLKFFVAKVNLGEQAKLGLTHLRPLQIAFESPKFMLPIRLGTVNADGAQELFIYFLTKQGRVETTNYRTVRLPEAQEIPLYVKDAFSDFYRDLFAQQVKRESERGVFLEYAWDMNWCDPCAANPLSTEELRGLGVFWQNNPGGPQRGRSMPMAQNVFLTRLHVRYDAAHFPEDLLFQETSDRSNFQARYILRHPWTGTDECAAATAYRQQLRERYEREAQTLANLTGWNIGEIRKQMNIAAVPAGEEKAWYRRLWKN, from the coding sequence ATGAGACGCATCCTCATTCCGGCATTCACGTTCCTGATAAGCCTGCTCGCCTGGAGCGGCAACGCCTCGGCCTTTTGCGGTTTCTATGTCGGGAAAGCCGATACGAAGCTCTTCAATAAGGCCTCTGAAGTCGCGATCGCCCGCCACGACGGCAAAACCGTCATCACCATGGCCAACGACTTCAAAGGCGACGTGAAAGAATTCGCCATGGTCGTGCCGGTGCCGGCGGTGCTGGAGAAAGAGCAAATCCACATCGGCGATCCGGCCGTCCTCAAACATCTGGCCGACTATTCGGCCCCCCGGCTGGTGGAATACTTCGATGAGAACCCCTGCCGGCGCGACGACATGAAGCAAGACCGGATGGGCGCCATGAAACACATGGCCCCGGCCTCCACCGAATCCACCAGCGAACGAGGACGGGTGCTGGGCGTGACGGTGGAAGCGCAATATCTCGTCGGCGAGTACGACATCCTTATCCTGTCAGCGAAGGAAAGCGCCGGGCTGGAGACCTGGCTGGCGGAGAACGGCTACAAAATTCCCAACGGCGCGTCAGCCGTGCTTCACAGCTACCTCAAACAGAATCTGAAGTTCTTTGTCGCCAAGGTCAATCTCGGCGAACAGGCCAAGCTCGGCCTCACCCATCTGCGGCCGCTGCAAATCGCGTTCGAATCGCCGAAGTTCATGCTGCCGATTCGCCTGGGCACGGTCAACGCCGATGGCGCGCAGGAACTCTTCATCTACTTTCTGACGAAACAAGGCCGCGTCGAGACGACAAACTATCGGACCGTCCGATTGCCGGAGGCACAGGAGATCCCGCTCTATGTGAAGGACGCATTCAGCGACTTCTATCGCGATCTCTTCGCGCAGCAAGTGAAACGCGAGAGCGAACGCGGCGTGTTTCTGGAATATGCCTGGGACATGAACTGGTGCGACCCCTGCGCGGCGAATCCGCTCTCCACTGAAGAACTGCGCGGACTGGGCGTCTTCTGGCAAAACAACCCCGGTGGCCCGCAACGAGGCCGGAGCATGCCGATGGCCCAGAACGTCTTCCTCACCCGCCTGCATGTCCGCTACGACGCGGCGCACTTTCCTGAAGACCTGCTGTTCCAGGAAACCTCGGACCGGTCGAACTTCCAGGCCCGTTACATCCTCCGCCATCCCTGGACAGGTACGGACGAGTGCGCGGCGGCGACCGCCTACCGGCAACAGCTGCGCGAACGCTATGAGCGGGAAGCGCAGACGCTGGCCAACTTGACGGGCTGGAACATCGGCGAGATCCGCAAGCAGATGAACATCGCGGCCGTGCCGGCCGGAGAAGAGAAGGCCTGGTATCGGCGGCTATGGAAGAACTAA
- a CDS encoding hypothetical protein (Evidence 4 : Unknown function but conserved in other organisms; MaGe:77308896) produces MSVAALASFDPSKFFQASAAEVSAAADLSGRLSVTTAEGDKITLTADVEARYRAVNYQAKAETDQGTVEVAVTSVEASLKKQYGVTVEGDLNEQELHDLEKLFRKVGNIFRQYFRGQDDDALARTAKLADKFGGLSSLSSLDLSVNVERSVTVVAAQVAAQVAGQPAASTDRPASVSSTQSATTGTPGVASSTAAAIPQPPTSTTAPTQPSPRSTDAATPAAGATTHLVVAAPDASQPKSLVQQVLDALEEAKAESQKVRKYLPDFLKKLREDLVNELQGEQKQARQTSPAEQPAAPADAPAGTVTSAVLAYRAVSLTSVSLSIRT; encoded by the coding sequence ATGTCAGTCGCAGCGCTCGCATCGTTCGACCCGTCCAAATTCTTCCAGGCTTCGGCAGCGGAGGTCTCGGCGGCGGCGGATCTGAGCGGCCGTCTGAGCGTCACGACGGCCGAAGGCGATAAAATTACACTTACGGCCGATGTCGAAGCCCGGTATCGGGCGGTGAATTATCAGGCAAAGGCGGAGACCGATCAGGGCACGGTCGAGGTGGCGGTCACGAGCGTTGAAGCGTCATTGAAAAAACAATATGGCGTGACGGTCGAAGGGGATTTGAACGAACAGGAGTTGCACGATCTTGAGAAACTGTTCCGGAAGGTCGGCAATATTTTCCGCCAGTATTTCCGTGGACAGGACGACGACGCGCTCGCCAGGACCGCCAAGCTGGCCGACAAATTCGGCGGACTATCCTCTCTCTCCAGCTTGGACCTGAGCGTCAACGTCGAACGGTCTGTGACGGTCGTGGCGGCGCAAGTGGCCGCTCAGGTGGCGGGGCAACCTGCAGCCTCGACGGATCGTCCAGCTTCCGTTTCTTCGACTCAATCGGCGACAACGGGTACCCCGGGTGTGGCGTCTTCGACGGCTGCGGCGATCCCGCAGCCGCCTACGAGTACTACGGCGCCCACCCAGCCTTCGCCGCGTTCGACGGATGCCGCCACTCCGGCAGCTGGCGCGACGACGCATCTTGTCGTGGCGGCGCCGGATGCGTCGCAACCGAAGTCGCTGGTGCAGCAAGTCTTGGATGCGCTCGAAGAGGCGAAGGCCGAATCCCAGAAGGTCCGCAAGTATTTGCCTGATTTCCTGAAGAAGTTGCGCGAGGACCTTGTCAACGAATTGCAGGGTGAACAGAAACAGGCGCGACAGACTTCTCCCGCCGAACAACCGGCGGCTCCCGCAGACGCTCCCGCGGGCACGGTGACGAGCGCGGTGCTGGCGTATCGAGCGGTTAGTCTCACGTCGGTGTCCCTCTCGATCAGAACATAA
- a CDS encoding hypothetical protein (Evidence 4 : Unknown function but conserved in other organisms; MaGe:77308897), protein MRIPSHSARLAVMLFPLVLTTGCSIKATLDQTMDTTSNISGTTSSVRSWVSEDGLVKPNYKALALIAASRENMEQNIAAGSGEYLSAVGTLLGVPEPHRADFGAAVQRQYAHDWPDTHAAPEQWLAQLHATAQSYRPSH, encoded by the coding sequence ATGCGCATCCCATCCCACTCGGCACGACTTGCAGTGATGCTCTTCCCCCTTGTTCTAACCACCGGCTGTTCAATCAAGGCTACGCTCGACCAAACCATGGACACGACCTCAAATATCAGCGGCACCACATCGTCCGTTCGCAGCTGGGTATCGGAAGATGGGCTGGTGAAACCGAACTACAAAGCGCTTGCCCTGATCGCCGCGAGCCGGGAGAATATGGAGCAGAACATCGCCGCCGGATCCGGCGAATACCTGAGCGCCGTAGGAACATTGCTCGGCGTGCCGGAACCTCATCGTGCCGACTTCGGCGCCGCAGTCCAACGCCAATATGCGCACGATTGGCCAGACACTCATGCAGCCCCAGAACAGTGGCTCGCGCAGCTTCATGCAACCGCTCAATCCTATCGGCCATCTCACTAA
- a CDS encoding hypothetical protein (Evidence 4 : Unknown function but conserved in other organisms; MaGe:77308898), producing the protein MTTTQASTATLPFQRILHPSDFSEDSHTALLHAVKLAVALQGELTIMHVDPGVARKDFEDFPKVRPILERWELLPAGSARERVQDLGITIKKVRALENNPTEGILRYMSTHPTDLLVMATHQYDGLARWRHQSVAEPVARGTHSPTLFVPSHVEGFIAQDSGRLKLRRILIPVSADAHPQRAVDAAAQLAAALGGDNQTGIVMQVGDESALSRIQFPHRDGWLWHSMTCRGNVVDVILAMGADFDVDLIVMTTAGHDSLLDLMRGSITERVLRGARCPVLALPT; encoded by the coding sequence ATGACCACCACGCAAGCCTCAACCGCGACGCTTCCCTTTCAGCGCATTCTCCATCCCTCCGATTTTTCTGAGGATAGCCATACCGCCCTGCTCCACGCCGTGAAACTCGCTGTCGCGCTTCAGGGCGAGCTGACCATCATGCATGTCGATCCGGGCGTCGCCAGAAAGGACTTCGAAGATTTTCCGAAAGTCCGGCCCATCCTCGAACGGTGGGAGCTGCTTCCCGCGGGAAGCGCGCGCGAGCGCGTGCAAGACCTGGGCATCACCATAAAAAAAGTCCGCGCGCTGGAGAACAACCCGACCGAAGGAATCTTGCGGTACATGAGCACCCATCCGACCGACTTGCTGGTCATGGCCACGCATCAGTACGACGGACTGGCCCGCTGGCGGCATCAGTCGGTGGCCGAACCGGTGGCGCGAGGCACGCATAGTCCAACCCTCTTCGTTCCGTCGCATGTGGAAGGATTCATCGCGCAAGATTCCGGCCGGCTCAAATTGCGGCGCATTCTCATTCCCGTCAGCGCCGACGCGCATCCGCAACGCGCCGTCGATGCCGCGGCACAGTTGGCCGCCGCGCTGGGCGGCGACAATCAGACCGGCATCGTCATGCAGGTCGGCGACGAGTCAGCGCTCAGCCGCATCCAATTCCCTCATCGGGACGGCTGGCTCTGGCATTCGATGACTTGCCGCGGCAACGTGGTCGATGTCATTCTCGCGATGGGAGCCGACTTCGACGTGGACTTGATCGTCATGACCACGGCGGGGCACGACTCGTTGCTGGACCTCATGCGCGGCAGTATCACAGAGCGGGTCCTGCGCGGCGCCCGCTGCCCGGTGCTCGCCTTGCCAACGTAA
- a CDS encoding conserved exported protein of unknown function (Evidence 4 : Unknown function but conserved in other organisms; MaGe:77308899) — MPHSWRLPRLAVPVLFAAAMCLSLLSADDSQSGAGAEYLPICNLPKRLNPQVTTKAGIGTANATAEARIHPDDAAKWCAAYKPRDPLCAKEQVRSGWIGFRPLYRASADCAAGHLTAIDGNLYLYKGRWEDGDGKGRPRFRRKGDPQDLKWEGAGATVDHTGAFLDWGGGNSNLAAQWDVLCSGAPNPEVK; from the coding sequence ATGCCGCACTCTTGGCGCCTCCCCCGGCTCGCCGTGCCAGTCCTGTTTGCCGCGGCGATGTGTTTGAGCCTGCTCTCCGCCGACGATTCGCAATCCGGCGCGGGCGCGGAATATCTCCCGATCTGCAATCTCCCCAAACGCCTCAATCCCCAGGTCACGACGAAAGCCGGGATCGGCACCGCCAATGCCACCGCCGAGGCAAGAATCCATCCCGACGATGCAGCCAAATGGTGCGCCGCGTACAAACCTCGCGATCCGCTCTGTGCGAAAGAACAAGTGCGCTCCGGCTGGATTGGATTTCGACCGCTGTATCGCGCCAGCGCGGACTGCGCCGCCGGGCACCTGACTGCAATCGACGGGAACCTCTATCTCTATAAAGGCCGCTGGGAAGACGGAGACGGCAAAGGCCGGCCTCGATTCCGCCGCAAGGGCGACCCGCAGGACCTAAAGTGGGAAGGAGCCGGAGCCACGGTAGACCACACAGGCGCCTTCTTGGATTGGGGTGGAGGCAACTCGAATCTCGCGGCGCAGTGGGATGTGCTGTGCTCGGGCGCGCCGAATCCCGAAGTCAAATAG